Proteins encoded together in one Deinococcus sp. Marseille-Q6407 window:
- a CDS encoding metal ABC transporter permease, translated as MSWLTDPLAYGFFVRALLALLLVSLLCAVVGTWVVLRGLSYVGDAMSHAVLPGIVGAFLAGGNVLLGAALAAVLAALGMNAVQARSGLKQDSATYIVFVGMFALGIVLLSRTPTFTSDLSHFLIGNPLGVTPADLWITAGAALGVGGLLLGLQKELLLASFDPTEARAIGLPVRRLEQLLLILIGLVVVLVVGLVGTTLSVSLLITGAAAARLYARSLGQMMVFAALFGMLGGTAGLYLSYHLGTAAGATVVLVNTAMFILLLLLRGRLGRPGRAR; from the coding sequence CTGAGCTGGCTGACCGATCCTCTGGCCTACGGTTTTTTCGTGCGGGCGTTGCTGGCGTTGCTGCTGGTCAGTCTGCTGTGCGCGGTGGTGGGCACCTGGGTGGTGCTGCGTGGCCTGAGCTATGTGGGCGACGCCATGAGCCACGCGGTGCTGCCGGGCATCGTGGGGGCCTTTCTGGCCGGCGGGAATGTCCTGCTGGGCGCGGCGCTGGCGGCGGTGCTGGCGGCCCTGGGTATGAATGCCGTGCAGGCCCGCTCGGGCCTCAAGCAGGACAGCGCCACTTACATCGTCTTCGTGGGCATGTTCGCGCTGGGCATCGTGCTGCTGTCGCGCACCCCCACCTTCACCAGCGACCTGAGCCATTTTCTGATTGGCAACCCGCTGGGGGTGACGCCGGCCGACCTGTGGATCACGGCCGGCGCGGCGCTGGGGGTGGGCGGCCTACTGCTGGGGCTGCAAAAAGAACTGCTGCTGGCGTCCTTCGACCCCACCGAGGCGAGGGCCATCGGCCTGCCGGTACGGCGGCTGGAGCAGCTGCTGCTGATCCTGATCGGCTTGGTGGTGGTGCTGGTGGTCGGGCTGGTGGGCACCACCCTCAGCGTCAGCCTGCTGATCACGGGGGCGGCGGCGGCGCGGCTCTACGCACGCAGCCTGGGGCAGATGATGGTGTTTGCCGCGCTGTTCGGCATGCTGGGCGGCACCGCCGGGCTCTACCTCAGCTATCACCTGGGCACGGCCGCCGGCGCCACAGTGGTGCTGGTCAACACGGCCATGTTTATCCTGCTGTTGCTGCTGCGTGGCCGCCTGGGCCGACCCGGCCGCGCCCGCTAG
- a CDS encoding metal-dependent hydrolase, with translation MQLNYLGHSTFLLETAQHRVLIDPFLEGPTSPVTPAEALSWPLDAVLISHAHGDHWGNALDFGRRGVPIIATAEIGDYAQAHGAEQAIGANIGGTVRDEWGSVTFTPAFHSSSFPDGTYGGMPCGLIVEMDGVTLYHAGDTCAFSDMALIGERGLDAALLPVGDHFTMGPAEAARCLDWLKPRVAVPMHYGTFPPLVGDPQEFARLGRDKGVDVQVLNPGAALTLTAGGR, from the coding sequence ATGCAGCTCAACTATCTCGGCCACAGCACTTTTCTGCTGGAAACGGCGCAGCACCGCGTGCTGATCGACCCATTTCTGGAAGGGCCCACCAGCCCGGTCACGCCCGCAGAAGCACTGAGCTGGCCGCTGGACGCGGTGCTGATCAGCCACGCCCACGGGGACCACTGGGGCAATGCGCTGGATTTCGGGCGGCGGGGCGTGCCGATTATCGCCACGGCGGAAATCGGTGACTATGCCCAGGCGCACGGCGCCGAGCAGGCCATCGGAGCCAATATCGGCGGCACGGTGCGCGACGAGTGGGGCAGCGTAACCTTTACCCCGGCGTTTCATTCCAGCTCTTTTCCCGACGGCACCTACGGCGGCATGCCCTGCGGATTGATCGTGGAAATGGACGGCGTGACCCTCTACCACGCCGGCGACACCTGCGCCTTTTCCGACATGGCGCTGATCGGGGAGCGTGGCCTGGACGCGGCCCTGCTGCCGGTGGGCGACCACTTCACCATGGGCCCGGCCGAAGCGGCCCGCTGCCTGGACTGGCTGAAGCCCCGCGTGGCCGTGCCGATGCACTACGGCACTTTTCCGCCGCTGGTGGGCGACCCGCAGGAATTTGCCCGGCTGGGCCGCGACAAAGGGGTGGATGTGCAGGTGCTGAACCCCGGCGCAGCGCTGACCCTGACGGCCGGCGGCCGCTAG
- a CDS encoding DinB family protein, which yields MSWTSDLPHTLSDWMDDAPEHLGSWAETQESDRSFPWLPLLLAGAAAAGAIWLARNRREELTDLAVRRMVEQPAEGQSFLSLEESLQSSGEQLAARAAKASDTERNRERLRHIIGIERWGRARVQSAVLHRPWVMDEHHDYKPPKEMSMTELTEIFAEQRRRTAALAHSLHEQPPRLNDKVMHNEFGPLSVRGWLRYLQLHAEMEGRRLL from the coding sequence ATGTCCTGGACCTCTGACCTGCCCCATACCCTCAGTGACTGGATGGACGACGCTCCGGAGCACCTCGGCAGCTGGGCCGAGACGCAGGAGAGTGACCGCAGCTTTCCCTGGCTGCCTTTGCTGCTGGCCGGCGCGGCTGCGGCAGGGGCCATCTGGCTGGCCCGCAACCGCCGTGAGGAACTTACTGACCTGGCCGTGCGCCGCATGGTGGAGCAACCCGCCGAAGGCCAGAGCTTTCTGAGCCTGGAAGAGAGCCTGCAGAGCAGCGGCGAGCAGCTGGCGGCGCGGGCCGCCAAGGCCAGCGACACTGAGCGCAACCGTGAGCGGCTGCGGCATATTATCGGGATTGAGCGCTGGGGCCGGGCCCGCGTGCAAAGCGCTGTGCTGCACCGTCCCTGGGTGATGGATGAACACCACGACTATAAGCCGCCCAAGGAGATGTCCATGACCGAGCTGACTGAGATCTTTGCCGAACAGCGCCGCCGCACCGCCGCGCTGGCCCACAGCCTGCATGAGCAGCCCCCCCGTCTGAACGACAAGGTGATGCACAATGAATTCGGCCCCTTGAGTGTGCGTGGCTGGCTACGCTACCTGCAGCTGCATGCCGAGATGGAAGGCCGTCGGCTACTCTGA
- a CDS encoding type II secretion system protein, translated as MNRKAGGFTLVELLVAMALFAVLAAVISSTIVGLFGKTGNSQQRLSTTTDAQRILEAVKSSWNQQAYYDLACVDGLPNSNYRIAIQSLDSRAQPVTLGGAKTQVTSGCPTLTASSADTSTLPAPPMRRVTVTTTQNNQTTNLALDLLRPL; from the coding sequence ATGAACAGAAAAGCAGGTGGTTTTACTCTGGTTGAACTTCTGGTCGCCATGGCCCTTTTTGCCGTCCTGGCCGCCGTAATTTCTTCCACAATTGTAGGTCTCTTCGGTAAAACTGGCAACAGTCAGCAGCGTCTGAGCACTACCACCGATGCTCAACGCATTCTCGAAGCTGTCAAATCTTCTTGGAACCAGCAGGCCTATTATGATCTGGCCTGTGTTGATGGATTGCCTAACAGCAATTACCGCATTGCGATTCAGTCTCTAGATAGCCGGGCTCAACCAGTGACCTTGGGCGGCGCCAAAACGCAGGTGACTAGTGGTTGCCCCACATTGACTGCTTCAAGTGCAGACACCAGCACACTTCCGGCTCCTCCTATGCGCCGGGTTACGGTCACAACTACACAGAATAATCAGACTACTAACCTTGCCCTGGATCTGTTGAGGCCTTTATGA
- a CDS encoding PilW family protein, translating into MNKNRSEGLTLAELLVAMGILAILMTAVISFFTSTSKGAVQVNSQAELQQDILNVEQLLAGRIREAWYIYTPDRGQLNLGSGQLRQNPLSNNGTWSLTTVTGGVPGGHILAMVLPPEQAGANCTGSVGTGCFRFYAYYPVRRSVWVAGTAADAANNPGPKNNDANTWVLAEMRVNYPPGAPAILPPQPLPGAPRPLGAGTLNSVPGAANYSYSPAINLPPLVPPGTGQVNLLADNLLPMTASQPMFSFVQEPASNNVHPAVNLQSVVIRIAAVQQVRGRSVQLPGKNRFYELRAFPGNLGRR; encoded by the coding sequence ATGAATAAGAACCGATCTGAGGGGCTAACTCTGGCAGAACTGCTGGTTGCTATGGGCATTCTGGCTATATTAATGACTGCGGTTATTTCCTTTTTTACCAGTACGTCTAAAGGTGCTGTACAGGTAAATAGCCAAGCAGAACTACAACAGGATATTCTTAATGTCGAACAGTTGCTGGCTGGTCGTATCCGTGAGGCCTGGTATATTTATACGCCAGACCGTGGGCAGCTCAATCTGGGGAGCGGGCAGCTCAGGCAAAATCCGCTTTCTAACAACGGGACTTGGTCACTGACCACAGTAACCGGCGGCGTTCCTGGCGGTCACATTCTAGCTATGGTGCTGCCCCCTGAACAGGCGGGGGCGAACTGCACCGGTTCGGTGGGTACGGGGTGCTTTCGCTTTTATGCCTATTATCCGGTGCGGCGTTCGGTCTGGGTGGCCGGTACAGCTGCTGACGCTGCCAATAATCCTGGCCCCAAAAACAACGATGCCAACACCTGGGTGCTGGCTGAGATGAGAGTCAATTATCCGCCTGGGGCGCCGGCTATCTTGCCACCGCAACCGTTACCAGGAGCGCCAAGACCGCTGGGAGCTGGTACCCTTAACTCTGTTCCAGGAGCTGCCAATTACTCCTATAGTCCAGCCATAAACTTGCCCCCGTTGGTTCCGCCAGGAACCGGACAGGTGAATCTGCTGGCTGATAACCTGCTACCTATGACGGCAAGTCAGCCGATGTTCTCTTTTGTTCAGGAACCGGCCTCCAATAACGTGCATCCGGCTGTTAACCTGCAATCGGTGGTGATCCGGATTGCTGCGGTACAGCAGGTGCGGGGCCGCTCGGTGCAGTTGCCTGGCAAAAACAGGTTCTACGAATTGAGGGCTTTCCCAGGTAATCTGGGACGCCGTTAA
- a CDS encoding dynamin family protein → MSTLVSDQVQHLLIQERTLLADVQALLTRSGAPLEAQAHARQALSALDETFLLVVVGEFNAGKSSFMNALLGQSVLPEGVTPTTDRIYVLVNGPKAGELQPTKDPFVSRLEWPLPGLEGVALVDTPGTNAIIRQHQVLTEGFLPRADLVLFLTSADRPFTESERQFLSLAARWGRAVIMVVNKADLLETSEQREQVREHVEKGARGVLGLNPPIFLVSARGEQRGGDAGFAELRESLIRRLSETERTRLKLQGPLGTAAELLQGEASRTQAARETLSADLDILKDLEEQRVRHGETMQGELDGQLNRVARLLSEFEMRADKFIDQKLRFSNVRGLLNGRELEEQFRTEAVAELPEAIDRQFSQMIDRFVEVNLHFWEDVQAFLIRRQPSQDVGQTRFSYDRTALLEGIGGSAREHLETTTEQQLARDLSRDAEDAMKGMIGGLAGGMGLGVGIGALVGASALDFTGGILAGLTLGSLGLFVLPNKRLSAHRQLRARIDELREVLERIVRREYEREQERADTRLRDAISPYTRFTAQEEERLSAAETSLQELQGRLQELRGQVAALPAEEAGGAATDALSAPAGPVSGA, encoded by the coding sequence ATGTCCACTTTGGTCTCTGACCAGGTGCAGCACCTGCTGATCCAGGAGCGCACCTTGCTTGCCGATGTCCAGGCCCTGCTGACACGCAGTGGTGCGCCGCTGGAGGCGCAGGCCCATGCCCGTCAGGCGCTGTCCGCCCTGGATGAAACGTTCCTGCTGGTGGTGGTGGGCGAGTTCAATGCCGGCAAGAGCAGCTTCATGAACGCCCTGCTGGGTCAGAGCGTGCTGCCTGAAGGAGTGACGCCCACCACCGACCGCATCTATGTGCTGGTCAACGGTCCCAAGGCTGGCGAGCTGCAGCCCACCAAGGACCCCTTTGTGAGCCGGCTGGAATGGCCACTGCCGGGTCTGGAAGGGGTGGCGCTGGTGGACACGCCCGGCACCAACGCCATCATCCGCCAGCATCAGGTGCTAACCGAGGGCTTTTTGCCGCGGGCCGATCTGGTGCTGTTTCTGACCAGCGCCGACCGGCCTTTTACCGAGTCGGAACGGCAGTTCCTGTCGCTGGCGGCCCGCTGGGGGCGCGCGGTCATCATGGTGGTGAACAAGGCCGACCTGCTGGAAACTTCCGAGCAGCGTGAGCAGGTGCGCGAGCACGTGGAAAAAGGTGCGCGGGGCGTGCTGGGGCTGAACCCGCCCATTTTTCTGGTCAGCGCTCGGGGCGAGCAGCGCGGCGGCGACGCCGGCTTTGCAGAGTTGCGTGAGTCGCTGATTCGGCGCCTCTCGGAAACCGAGCGCACCCGCCTCAAGCTGCAAGGACCGCTGGGCACCGCCGCCGAACTGCTGCAGGGCGAGGCCAGCCGCACCCAGGCCGCCCGCGAGACCCTGAGCGCCGACCTGGACATCCTGAAGGACCTGGAAGAGCAGCGGGTGCGCCACGGCGAAACCATGCAGGGCGAGCTGGACGGGCAGCTGAACCGGGTCGCCCGCTTGCTGAGCGAGTTCGAGATGCGGGCCGACAAATTCATTGACCAAAAACTACGCTTCAGCAATGTGCGCGGTCTGCTGAACGGCCGCGAGCTGGAAGAACAGTTCCGCACCGAGGCGGTGGCCGAGCTGCCTGAGGCGATTGACCGGCAGTTCTCGCAGATGATTGACCGCTTCGTGGAGGTCAACCTGCACTTCTGGGAGGACGTGCAGGCGTTCCTGATCCGGCGCCAGCCCTCGCAGGACGTGGGCCAGACCCGCTTTTCCTATGACCGCACCGCCCTGCTGGAAGGCATTGGCGGCAGCGCCCGCGAACATCTGGAAACCACCACCGAGCAGCAACTGGCCCGCGACCTCTCGCGCGACGCCGAGGACGCCATGAAAGGCATGATCGGTGGGCTGGCCGGCGGCATGGGCCTGGGCGTGGGGATTGGGGCGCTGGTGGGCGCCTCGGCGCTGGACTTTACCGGCGGCATTCTGGCCGGCTTGACCCTGGGCAGCCTGGGCCTGTTCGTGCTGCCCAACAAGCGCCTGTCGGCCCACCGGCAGCTGCGGGCCCGCATCGACGAGTTGCGGGAGGTCCTGGAGCGGATTGTGCGCCGCGAGTACGAACGCGAACAGGAGCGTGCCGACACCCGCCTGCGTGACGCCATCAGCCCCTACACCCGCTTTACCGCCCAGGAGGAAGAACGCCTCAGTGCCGCCGAAACGTCTTTGCAGGAATTGCAGGGCCGCTTGCAGGAGCTGCGGGGGCAGGTGGCTGCCCTACCGGCGGAAGAGGCCGGGGGTGCAGCGACAGACGCTTTGTCTGCACCCGCTGGTCCCGTGAGTGGTGCGTAA
- a CDS encoding IclR family transcriptional regulator, with the protein MHSLQKAARVLNAFGADQPEWGVRALAAELEMPRATVHAYLAGLTEAGMLRRTPAGRYRLSWRLAEMGAQLNSALPWFLEARQLITHLAMDTKSVAFLCLLEDTEVVCAIRERHPEADIDMPLDIYLPSTATASGKVLYAYLEIQPTEFAICTSSSISTADEWETEVARVRRLGYAYSIEEWIPGQCTLAVPYWSDGQVVGAVGFQMTAARYLREEQDLRDQARRVLGEHWLPAAP; encoded by the coding sequence GTGCATTCCCTTCAAAAAGCGGCCCGCGTCCTGAACGCTTTCGGCGCCGATCAGCCCGAGTGGGGTGTGCGGGCGCTGGCGGCCGAGCTGGAGATGCCGCGGGCTACCGTCCACGCTTATCTGGCCGGCCTGACCGAGGCTGGAATGCTGCGGCGCACGCCGGCCGGCCGCTACCGGCTGTCGTGGCGCCTGGCCGAGATGGGCGCGCAGCTGAACAGCGCGCTGCCCTGGTTCCTGGAAGCCCGGCAGCTAATCACCCACCTGGCGATGGACACCAAATCGGTGGCGTTCCTGTGCCTGCTGGAAGACACCGAGGTGGTCTGCGCCATCCGCGAGCGACACCCGGAAGCCGACATCGACATGCCGCTGGACATCTACCTGCCCAGCACCGCGACGGCCAGCGGCAAGGTGCTGTACGCCTACCTGGAGATTCAGCCCACCGAGTTCGCCATCTGCACGTCATCGTCCATTTCCACCGCCGACGAGTGGGAAACCGAGGTGGCGCGGGTCCGGCGGCTGGGCTACGCCTATTCCATTGAGGAATGGATTCCGGGACAGTGCACCCTGGCCGTGCCGTACTGGTCGGACGGTCAGGTGGTGGGCGCCGTGGGCTTTCAGATGACCGCCGCCCGCTACCTGCGCGAGGAACAGGACCTGCGCGATCAGGCCCGGCGGGTGCTGGGCGAGCACTGGCTGCCCGCCGCGCCCTGA
- a CDS encoding carbonic anhydrase, producing the protein MAQELEGPSSAALSAEALATEALAVDALTTEAVGEPLSEQLLSAALERRLLKAIRRGASMEDIAGLRPNRVSTPEEAIQALEDGNTRFFSGQARRPEVSANERRAQIIGQTPFAAVLACSDSRVPVELVFDQGLGDLFVVRVAGNVVGEAGLGTLEYAIAHLKVQLILVLGHEGCGAVTAAMLPQQDIDQEPEHLRRLISQIQPSVRDLPPIRDQKARMREAVISNVRSQVQQLRQNPLVSEAEASGRIRVIGGYYEIGSGAVDLLTEPDELRV; encoded by the coding sequence ATGGCACAAGAACTGGAAGGCCCCTCCTCCGCTGCCCTCTCTGCCGAGGCCCTGGCCACGGAAGCACTGGCCGTAGACGCGCTGACCACTGAAGCAGTGGGCGAACCGCTCTCCGAGCAGCTTCTCAGCGCTGCGCTGGAGCGGCGACTGCTCAAGGCCATCCGGCGCGGCGCTTCGATGGAAGACATCGCCGGGCTGCGGCCCAACCGGGTGTCCACCCCCGAAGAAGCGATTCAGGCCCTGGAAGACGGCAACACCCGCTTTTTCTCGGGTCAGGCACGCCGCCCGGAAGTCAGCGCCAACGAGCGCCGCGCCCAGATTATCGGCCAGACGCCTTTTGCCGCCGTGCTGGCCTGCAGCGACAGCCGGGTGCCAGTCGAGCTGGTGTTCGATCAGGGCTTAGGTGACCTCTTCGTGGTGCGGGTGGCCGGCAACGTGGTCGGCGAGGCCGGGCTGGGCACGCTGGAATACGCCATCGCTCACTTGAAAGTGCAGCTGATTCTGGTGCTGGGCCATGAGGGATGCGGGGCCGTTACGGCGGCGATGCTGCCCCAGCAGGACATCGATCAGGAACCCGAGCACCTGCGGCGGCTGATCAGTCAAATTCAGCCCAGCGTGCGGGACCTGCCCCCCATCCGCGACCAGAAGGCCCGGATGCGCGAAGCGGTGATCAGCAACGTGCGCTCTCAGGTGCAGCAGCTGCGCCAGAACCCTCTGGTCAGCGAGGCCGAAGCCAGCGGGCGTATCCGGGTCATCGGCGGTTACTACGAGATCGGCTCGGGCGCCGTGGACCTGCTGACCGAGCCGGACGAACTGCGAGTCTAA
- a CDS encoding sensor histidine kinase has product MTGNYEYDPDFSAAAPGPEAAVKGAADGNAPAWINALPEAVLLYRREPTELGEMLVVSGLNHAASELWGVPECRALGRPLLEVVRRHTLEALAERGGELELEVSGRTLRCQARLEGEGGALILEDLSEHRRREAELREATAVLSHEFRTPVTAIRGVLEALEYDMPPEMQQNFVAQGLQETERLARLVEDLAVGFRPTRARTLALSEAFGRAERLLAAEYDLGTTKLGRAKLGSAKPRRKAESRRPAATPPTAPRRAARVVFGEDHLVRADPDKLLQVLLNLIENALKYGPEGEQVDVQTRLGSSAWVEVAVLDRGTPIADTEGLFRAHTRGRHATGQGSGMGLYIVRSIVQGWGGQAWAERHGDQNAFCFTVPGMG; this is encoded by the coding sequence ATGACAGGAAATTACGAATATGATCCCGACTTCAGCGCCGCCGCGCCAGGCCCGGAGGCCGCTGTGAAGGGCGCGGCAGACGGGAACGCCCCAGCCTGGATCAACGCCCTGCCAGAAGCGGTGTTGCTGTACCGCCGCGAGCCGACTGAACTGGGCGAGATGCTGGTGGTCAGCGGGCTGAACCACGCCGCCAGCGAGCTGTGGGGAGTACCCGAGTGCCGCGCCCTGGGCCGGCCCCTGCTGGAAGTGGTGCGGCGGCACACCCTGGAAGCCCTGGCCGAACGCGGCGGCGAGCTGGAACTGGAAGTCAGCGGCCGGACACTGCGCTGTCAGGCGCGGCTGGAAGGCGAAGGCGGCGCCCTGATTCTGGAAGACCTCAGCGAGCACCGCCGCCGTGAGGCAGAACTGCGCGAGGCGACCGCCGTGCTCTCGCACGAGTTCCGCACGCCGGTCACGGCCATCCGCGGGGTGCTGGAAGCCCTGGAATACGACATGCCGCCCGAAATGCAGCAGAACTTTGTGGCCCAGGGCCTGCAGGAAACCGAGCGGCTGGCCCGGCTGGTGGAAGACCTGGCGGTGGGCTTCCGCCCCACCCGCGCCCGCACCCTGGCGCTCTCGGAAGCGTTTGGCCGGGCCGAGCGCCTGCTGGCCGCCGAATACGACCTGGGCACCACCAAGCTGGGCAGGGCTAAGCTGGGCAGCGCCAAGCCGCGCCGCAAGGCGGAAAGCCGCCGCCCGGCCGCCACGCCGCCGACTGCCCCACGCCGCGCCGCGCGGGTCGTTTTCGGGGAAGATCATCTGGTGCGCGCTGACCCCGACAAGCTGCTTCAGGTACTGCTCAACCTGATCGAAAATGCTCTGAAATACGGCCCTGAAGGCGAGCAAGTGGACGTACAGACCCGTCTAGGCAGTTCCGCCTGGGTCGAGGTGGCGGTGCTGGACCGGGGCACCCCCATCGCCGACACCGAAGGGCTGTTCCGGGCACATACCCGTGGCCGGCACGCCACCGGCCAGGGCAGTGGCATGGGCCTCTATATCGTGCGCAGCATCGTGCAGGGCTGGGGCGGGCAGGCCTGGGCCGAGCGCCACGGTGACCAGAACGCTTTTTGCTTCACGGTGCCCGGCATGGGCTGA
- a CDS encoding winged helix-turn-helix domain-containing protein, which yields MNHVVVIEDEATVREVLRFHLERAGLAVDAYPAVAEAEEALSSADALVLDWMLPGESGLGLLLRLRSDPELRRLPVLMLTARAAEAERVEGLETGADDYLTKPFGAAELVARVRALLRRTQPEQPQHLSNGPLQIDLAAADTRLAGKRLNLTRREFDLLTFLTQNAGWVYSRTELLDRVWGADFLGGERTVDQHVTQLRAHLGDAPGTPAFLETVRGKGYRMRAWEGED from the coding sequence ATGAATCATGTCGTCGTGATCGAAGACGAGGCCACCGTCCGGGAGGTGCTGCGTTTTCACCTGGAACGGGCTGGGCTGGCCGTGGACGCCTACCCCGCCGTCGCTGAAGCCGAAGAAGCGCTGAGCAGTGCCGACGCGCTGGTGCTCGACTGGATGCTGCCCGGCGAAAGCGGGCTGGGACTGCTGCTGCGGCTGCGCTCGGACCCGGAGCTGCGCCGGCTGCCGGTGCTGATGCTCACCGCCCGCGCCGCTGAGGCCGAGCGGGTCGAGGGCCTGGAAACCGGCGCCGACGACTACCTGACCAAACCGTTCGGGGCGGCGGAACTGGTGGCGCGAGTGCGGGCCCTGCTGCGCCGCACCCAGCCGGAGCAACCCCAGCACCTCAGCAACGGGCCGCTGCAGATTGACCTGGCGGCGGCCGACACCCGGCTCGCGGGCAAGCGGCTGAACCTGACCCGCCGCGAGTTCGACCTGCTCACCTTTCTGACCCAGAATGCCGGCTGGGTGTACTCGCGCACCGAGCTGCTGGACCGGGTCTGGGGCGCCGATTTTCTGGGCGGCGAACGCACGGTAGACCAGCACGTGACCCAGCTGCGGGCCCATCTGGGAGATGCCCCCGGCACCCCGGCTTTTCTGGAAACGGTGCGCGGCAAGGGCTACCGGATGCGCGCCTGGGAAGGCGAGGACTAA
- the rsfS gene encoding ribosome silencing factor, giving the protein MTRQKTQDRRQLQALVEAARERRAEDVRVLDLTDVSSSLDYFIICTATAGLQLNAVQQSIRDRAEEVGLPAPSVEGPSERWLLLSFGAITVHIMTKEAREYYDLEGLWSDAQDIDFPEKVPEHLS; this is encoded by the coding sequence ATGACCAGACAAAAAACCCAGGACCGCCGCCAGCTGCAAGCGCTGGTCGAAGCCGCCCGTGAACGCCGCGCCGAAGACGTGCGCGTACTGGACCTGACCGACGTCAGCTCCTCGCTGGATTACTTCATCATCTGCACTGCCACGGCCGGGTTGCAGCTGAACGCCGTGCAGCAGAGCATCCGTGACCGCGCCGAGGAAGTGGGGCTGCCTGCGCCCAGCGTGGAAGGCCCCAGCGAACGCTGGCTGCTGCTGTCGTTCGGTGCGATCACCGTGCACATCATGACCAAAGAAGCCCGCGAATATTACGACCTTGAAGGGCTGTGGAGTGACGCCCAGGACATCGATTTCCCCGAGAAAGTGCCGGAACATCTGAGCTGA